A region of Vespula vulgaris chromosome 1, iyVesVulg1.1, whole genome shotgun sequence DNA encodes the following proteins:
- the LOC127071828 gene encoding unconventional myosin-IXAa-like isoform X1, giving the protein MDNCGSGVVQVFVGEWSPEYEALSIKATKQTSSAEIVECIIERLGLVDVSNVSNGYELAEVVGNSVGQECKERRLGPSECPVALMLLWPKSAAQQEYYRFYLRKKQTDYLWCDSRFPMDPQLLKDYFNRFLYQPRDKEYPDLCQLPDLNEQTLLDNLRARFLAGNIYTYVGSILIALNPFKFYPIYNPKYVKLYQNRRLGPDIPPHIFAIADAAYHCMLKEKRNQCIVISGESGSGKTESTNFLLHHLTALSQKGSHGSGVEQTILSAGPVLEAFGNAKTAHNNNSSRFGKFIQVNYKENGMVHGAVVQKYLLEKSRIVSQGRNERNYHVFYYLLAGANEQERQLLHLESCERYNYLNKSGCYGLENIDERHEFSRLKQSMEMVGFTPEKQKRLFAVLSAVLLLGNVEFQPRKSYHHHDEAVGVKNPEVVALISELLRVKQETLLAALTAKRARASGETLVINYRLPEAIAARDAMAKCLYGALFDWIVLQVNHALLSKKDTLRDHQGNSIGVLDIFGFEDFKTCNSFEQLCINYANEQLQHYFNQHVFQYEQREYRKQGIRWTDIGYSDNSGCLNLIEGKPNGLLCLLDDQCNFPGATNETLLQKFNTVHKENPFYEAPQRREAAFVVRHYAGAVKYQAANMREKNLDLMRPDGVVGVLKNSSLAFVRELVGADPVAVFRWAILRAFFRAHFAFQEAGRAHRHGRADGSKTSAQNRYRTPNENLISHLVTLSAVNLTINRIASHKHTRPPSYQKQRNVCLPSTTPTATLSCVQIENDSVNNNRLSWPQFRNINQTQHPSNVTTTKNYIIRGREDQPHSNNNKFRRDTHTPLERVLPKDEANVMERANQIVMKNKSFRPRERGKKGLKNLQTVKTLAGRTQSYGTGPGKARKQPMTVSAQFQQSLHSLMDTLNQANPFFIRCIKSNANKVPNEFDEETVQRQLRYTGMLETVRIRQAGFNVRLTYDEFIQLYRMLLPKGLLSSQSDVRDFLLTLNLNRDNYQLGTTKVFLRESEKIKLDIELHQQIITSITTIQNWFRACLERRRFLRLKNAVVQIQSFWRMVCAQRFAQALRARTEAAIHIQTVWRGYKQRTWFKKLRSCITIFQAYVRGNNSRKAFMELKRRRKSMRKIEEPQENRDSEEHTLQKITYSPAHADAEEPLSICEERSLPEYTVSPRKLEAQKRLTPVKQENLRRDATGDTSVPYSKRKITNKRLLHESSVAPKNTETFYSEEIGERKSSIESLTSLKSYESQGSVNSSESQENSSCKPVPSTRTKRGDHSAVAVANTNLATSNRLSSISKRTDSSSTGCSDGETDGDMPNAVQSAPPIFNVAPSFTNPRETKYHPNANLNRSPNSDIWRRRAEYSSINYNDYIMSVPQKATVTRSPNVSQYKNIADNVLEHSRLEQPNEAANYNVKLDASERFIRMENSRESRLSGDRLENLPISPSRREQNYGLCKDVKEINYLRRQNSEGDSTAKAEPANDENAAKNVLARRTDLKDKNSRPKDKFEPDVPVRSARRNRPSREVQCRSMGESASDTSAGETRSLFLGTIKETDMKRMENINVWTRKDNPSEATSRSVTDWPVNKNETVYKGQQPGKRMRSNAITTLELRRRNSDPATKISALNDDKPGADTSPNELKLAPGMNLLEWKGNNLFTLAGHRFRKVARFAKDDVCVCCHEKMDAFVTQGYKCVDCKQLYHVKCIQNGGVLKMPCLLANTPNRRKNRKPPRTPYDASKQAVASKFSLTGTSAFSDSTDKIISDAKELALMQDFITKKIYIMEAQEEGRKPSEVDRVFKQALRKFKDELVITYSVAIQQGVEGNIKYTDLIANFLHVMETVCKQENTSEDFPVTMGVNAFRGFMNEFMTLVKTEAPEKQSKSKRKKEKKRKQEEPIRHGNHMFQLTIINIPTACEVCTSFFMWPIERGLVCQNCKLTCHKKCYTKATPECGKEASMLEANSRRVFGVPLYKLDCGDGKVPLVVDRLITTIEMHGLYTEGIYRKSGVSSKVRELKVKMDEGDLEKVDFENYQVHVLAAVLKSFFRDMPEPLLTFEYYDDFLHAANLTDPHDRISTLFAILKKLPKPNFDLMERLIVHLARVALHEVDNRMSPSALAIVFAPCILRTNRTLPAQDSLQDVGRQTRCVETIVHEKLRVVRATLADINTLESACHTATHRLSSLRSSKIFSPEELNVATSNITARSVGADRERDRGDEEEALLVDHIQEIQKEKALLTSTLPSLTRASSDDDLLLSATDLDDGSLDDLLPPSADGLVRKKPIQRQSSADNAFPTIISVDEDMVMV; this is encoded by the exons ATGGATAACTGCGGTTCCGGAGTGGTACAAGTATTCGTGGGCGAATGGAGCCCCGAATACGAAGCGCTATCCATCAAAGCTACGAAACAGACCTCCTCGGCGGAAATAGTCGAATGTATTATCGAGAGATTGGGTTTGGTGGATGTTTCCAACGTTTCCAATGGTTACGAGTTAGCAGAAGTGGTAGGAAATTCTGTTGGGCAGGagtgtaaagaaagaagacttGGTCCTTCCGAATGCCCCGTAGCTCTTATGTTACTCTGGCCGAAGAGTGCTGCCCAGCAAGAGTATTACAG GTTTTACTTGAGGAAAAAGCAAACGGATTATTTATGGTGCGACAGTAGATTTCCTATGGATCCGCAACTATTAAAGGATTATTTCAATAGATTCCTGTATCAACCACGAGACAAAGAATATCCAGATTTATGCCAGCTTCCTGACCTTAACGAGCAGACGCTTTTGGACAATCTTCGTGCTAGATTTTTAGCTGGAAATATATACACCTATGTCGGCAGCATATTGATCGCTTTAAATCCGTTTAAATTTTATCCCATCTACAATCCAAAGTACGTGAAACTTTATCAAAACAGACGATTGGGCCCGGACATACCTCCGCATATATTTGCGATAGCTGACGCGGCGTATCATTGcatgttgaaagaaaaaaggaatcagTGTATTGTGATCAGTGGTGAAAGTGGTTCGGGTAAAACGGAATCAACAAACTTTTTATTACATCATCTAACTGCCTTAAGTCAAAAGGGTTCCCATGGTAGTGGCGTTGAACAGACGATACTCAGCGCTGGTCCTGTACTTGAGGCGTTTGGCAATGCAAAGACCGCACATAACAATAATAGCAGCCGTTTCGGGAAATTCATACAAGTGAACTATAAAGAAAATGGAATGGTACATGG GGCAGTAGTCCAGAAGTATCTGTTGGAAAAGTCAAGGATAGTTTCtcaaggaagaaacgaaaggaactaccacgttttttattatttattagctGGGGCAAATGAACAGGAAAGACAACTTCTACATTTAGAAAGTTGCGaacgttataattatttaaacaaaagtGGCTGTTACGGTCTTGAGAATATCGACGAAAGACATGAATTTTCGCGGTTGAAGCAGTCTATGGAGATGGTGGGATTCACGCCGGAGAAGCAAAAACGACTTTTTGCAGTTTTATCGGCCGTTCTTCTACTCG GTAATGTCGAATTTCAACCAAGAAAGTCCTATCATCATCACGACGAGGCAGTAGGGGTTAAGAATCCTGAAGTCGTCGCATTAATATCCGAGTTGCTCAGGGTGAAACAAGAAACTCTTTTGGCAGCATTAACTGCGAAACGCGCACGAGCTTCTGGCGAAACGTTGGTCATTAATTATAGACTTCCAGAGGCGATAGCGGCGAGAGACGCAATGGCCAAGTGTTTATACGGAGCTTTGTTCGATTGGATCGTGCTTCAG GTCAATCACGCTTTACTCTCTAAGAAGGATACTCTGAGGGATCATCAAGGAAATAGTATAGGGGTACTGGATATCTTCGGTTTCGAAGATTTCAAGACGTGCAATAGCTTCGAACAGTTGTGCATCAATTATGCAAACGAACAATTGCAGCATTACTTCAATCAACACGTTTTTCAATACGAACAAAGAGAGTATAGGAAGCAGGGAATCAGATGGACAGATATAGGATACAGCGACAATTCTGGCTGTTTGAATCTCATTGAGGGGAAACCAAACGGACTCCTTTGCCTTTTAGATGATCAATGCAA CTTCCCAGGTGCAACGAATGAGACACTGTTGCAAAAATTTAATACGGTGCACAAAGAAAATCCTTTCTACGAAGCGCCGCAAAGACGCGAGGCGGCCTTCGTCGTACGCCATTACGCAGGGGCTGTCAAATACCAAGCCGCTaatatgagagagaagaacttGGACCTGATGAGACCAGATGGAGTAGTTGGTGTACTCAAAAACTCATCCCTGGCTTTTGTACGAGAACTCGTTGGTGCCGATCCAGTCGCTGTATTTAGATGGGCTATTCTCAGAGCTTTTTTTCGAGCTCATTTCGCTTTTCAGGAAGCAGGACGTGCGCATAGACACGGTAGAG CCGACGGTAGTAAAACATCTGCACAAAACAGGTATAGGACGCCGAACGAGAATTTGATAAG CCATCTTGTGACGTTATCGGCCGTCAAtctaactattaaccgaattGC TTCTCACAAACATACTCGTCCACCCAGCTATCAGAAGCAACGAAATGTCTGTTTACCATCGACCACTCCCACCGCCACATTATCCTGCGTACAAATTGAAAACGACAGTGTAAACAACAATCGATTATCGTGGCCGCAGTTTAGAAACATTAATCAGACTCAACACCCGTCGAATGTAACAACAACGAAGAATTACATAATAAGGGGCAGGGAAGACCAGCctcatagtaataataataaattcagaCGGGATACTCATACACCGCTAGAGAGGGTGCTTCCGAAAGACGAAGCTAACGTTATGGAACGCGCTAATCAAATCGTCAT GAAAAACAAATCGTTCCGTCCAAGGGAACGTGGTAAAAAGGGTCTGAAGAATCTTCAGACTGTGAAAACTCTCGCCGGAAGAACGCAAAGTTACGGGACTGGTCCGGGAAAAGCAAGGAAGCAACCCATGACCGTGTCGGCACAATTTCAACAAAGTTTACACAGCCTTATGGATACCTTGAATCAAGCAAATCCTTTTTTCATTAGATGCATAAAAAGCAACGCCAATAAAGTACCGAACGAATTCGACGAAGAAACCGTACAGCGGCAGCTAAGATACACCGGGATGTTGGAGACCGTACGGATCAGACAAGCGGGCTTTAACGTCCGATTAACGTACGACGAATTTATTCAGTTGTATCGAATGTTATTACCTAAAGGGCTTTTGAGTTCGCAATCGGATGTACGTGATTTTTTGTTAACGTTGAATCTGAATAGAGACAATTATCAGCTTGGAACAACAAAGGTATTTCTTCGAGAATCCGAGAAGATAAAGCTGGATATAGAGTTGCATCAACAAATCATTACGAGTATCACGACGATACAAAACTGGTTTCGTGCTTGCTTGGAAAGGAGAAGGTTCTTAAGGTTAAAGAACGCGGTGGTGCAAATTCAATCGTTTTGGAGAATGGTATGTGCCCAACGATTTGCACAGGCCCTACGTGCGAGAACGGAAGCTGCTATTCATATTCAAACCGTATGGAGAGGGTACAAACAACGTACATggtttaaaaaattaagatcCTGCATAACGATCTTTCAGGCTTACGTTAGAGGTAACAACTCTAGGAAAGCTTTCATGGAACTTAAAAGGCGGAGGAAGAGTATGAGAAAGATCGAGGAACCGCAGGAAAATCGGGATTCCGAGGAGCATACGCTTCAAAAAATCACCTACTCGCCTGCCCATGCGGACGCGGAGGA ACCATTGTCCATTTGCGAGGAACGTTCCTTGCCGGAGTACACCGTATCGCCTCGAAAGTTGGAAGCGCAAAAGCGCCTAACGCCGGTCAA GCAAGAAAACTTACGTAGAGATGCGACCGGCGACACGAGCGTGCCCTACTCCAAGCGGAAAATTACGAACAAAAGGTTGTTGCACGAGTCGAGCGTCGCGCCGAAAAATACCGAAACGTTTTACTCCGAAGAAATTGGCGAGCGCAAGAGCAGCATCGAGAGTCTCACTAGCCTAAAAAGTTATGAATCTCAAGGTAGCGTTAATAGTTCCGAATCGCAAGAGAATTCGAGCTGCAAGCCGGTCCCAAGTACGAGAACGAAACGCGGCGATCACTCGGCCGTGGCCGTCGCGAACACGAATTTAGCGACCTCCAACAGACTGTCCTCGATAAGTAAAAGAACCGATAGCTCGTCGACGGGTTGTAGCGATGGCGAAACGGACGGCGATATGCCTAACGCCGTGCAAAGTGCTCCGCCCATTTTCAACGTCGCTCCGTCGTTCACGAATCCtagagaaacgaaatatcaTCCGAACGCGAATTTGAACCGCAGTCCGAATTCGGATATTTGGCGAAGGCGCGCCGAGTATTCGTCCATCAATTACAACGACTACATAATGTCGGTGCCTCAGAAAGCGACCGTGACCCGATCCCCGAACGTTTCTCAATATAAGAACATCGCCGATAACGTTTTGGAGCACTCTCGGTTGGAACAACCGAACGAAGCTGCAAATTACAACGTCAAATTGGACGCCAGCGAACGTTTCATACGGATGGAAAATTCTCGCGAGTCGCGACTGTCGGGGGATCGCTTGGAAAATCTACCGATCTCGCCGTCACGACGGGAGCAAAACTACGGATTGTGCAAAGACGTCAAAGAGATCAATTATTTGAGAAGGCAAAATTCCGAAGGCGACAGCACCGCCAAGGCGGAGCCAGCGAACGACGAGAACGCCGCGAAGAACGTACTCGCGAGAAGGACGGATCTTAAAGACAAAAATTCTAGGCCGAAGGACAAATTCGAGCCGGACGTGCCGGTGAGGAGTGCCAGACGAAATCGACCATCGAGGGAGGTCCAATGCAGATCCATGGGCGAGAGCGCCTCGGACACCAGCGCCGGAGAGACGAGGAGTCTCTTCCTCGGTACCATTAAGGAGACCGACATGAAGCGCATGGAAAATATCAACGTATGGACGAGAAAGGACAATCCGAGCGAGGCCACCTCTAGATCGGTCACCGATTGGCCAGTGAATAAGAACGAAACGGTTTACAAGGGCCAGCAGCCGGGGAAGCGAATGAGATCGAACGCCATAACGACCTTGGAacttcgaagaagaaattccGATCCAGCTACGAAGATATCCGCGTTGAACGACGACAAGCCCGGCGCGGACACCAGCCCGAACGAACTGAAACTCGCCCCTGGTATGAATCTGTTGGAGTGGAAGGGCAACAATCTCTTTACCTTGGCCGGTCATCGTTTCAGAAAAGTAGCGCGTTTCGCGAAAGACGACGTATGCGTTTGTTGTCACGAGAAGATGGACGCCTTTGTTACCCAAGGATACAAGTGCGTCGATTGCAAACAACTGTATCACGTAAAGTGCATTCAGAATGGAGGAGTACTCAAAATGCCATGTCTCTTGGCGAACACGCCAAACAGACGGAAAAACAGAAAGCCACCGCGTACACCGTACGACGCTAGCAAACAAGCGGTGGCTTCGAAATTCAGTCTCACCGGTACCTCGGCTTTCTCCGACAGTACGGATAAGATCATATCCGATGCCAAAGAATTGGCGCTCATGCAGGACTTTATTActaaaaagatatacataatGGAGGCTCAAGAGGAAGGTAGAAAGCCCAGCGAGGTGGATCGCGTTTTTAAGCAGGCGTTGCGTAAATTCAAAGACGAGCTGGTGATTACTTACAGCGTTGCGATTCAACAGGGCGTGGAAGGAAACATCAAGTACACCGATCTGATAGCGAATTTTCTTCACGTTATGGAGACCGTCTGTAAGCAAGAAAATACCAGCGAGGATTTTCCCGTGACAATGGGCGTTAATGCCTTCAGAGGATTTATGAACGAATTCATGACGTTGGTTAAGACCGAAGCGCCGGAGAAGCAAAGCAAGAGCAAgcggaaaaaggaaaagaaacggaaacaAGAGGAGCCTATACGACATGGTAATCACATGTTCCAATTAACCATCATCAATATACCCACCGCTTGCGAAGTTTGTACTTCGTTCTTCATGTGGCCGATCGAACGAGGACTCGTTTGCCAAA ATTGCAAGCTGACCTGTCACAAGAAGTGTTACACAAAGGCAACGCCCGAGTGCGGAAAGGAAGCGTCCATGCTCGAAGCGAATTCGCGTAGAGTTTTCGGTGTTCCGTTGTACAAATTGGACTGCGGCGACGGCAAAGTACCCCTGGTAGTCGATCGATTGATCACGACCATAGAGATGCACGGATTGTACACGGAGGGTATATACAGAAAGAGCGGAGTGAGTTCGAAAGTACGAGAGCTCAAGGTTAAAATGGACGAGGGTGATTTGGAGAAGGTGGACTTTGAGAACTATCAGGTACACGTTCTGGCAGCCGTTTTGAAGAGCTTCTTCCGAGATATGCCGGAGCCTCTGTTGACTTTCGAATACTACGACGATTTCCTTCACGCCGCGAACTTGACCGACCCTCACGATAGAATCAGCACGCTCTTTGCGATTCTGAAGAAATTGCCGAAGCCGAATTTCGATCTGATGGAACGATTGATCGTGCATCTAGCGAGAGTGGCGTTGCACGAAGTCGACAATCGAATGTCGCCGTCCGCCTTGGCGATCGTTTTCGCTCCGTGTATATTGAGAACGAATCGAACCCTGCCGGCGCAAGATTCGCTTCAAGACGTGGGCAGACAGACCCGCTGCGTGGAAACGATCGTACACGAGAAATTGCGAGTCGTAAGAGCGACTTTGGCCGACATAAATACCTTGGAGTCCGCTTGCCACACGGCGACCCATCGACTCTCGAGCTTAAGGTCCTCCAAGATATTTAGTCCGGAAGAGCTGAACGTAGCGACGTCGAATATAACGGCACGAAGCGTGGGTGCCGACAGGGAGAGAGATCGAGGGGACGAAGAGGAAGCGTTGCTCGTCGATCACATACAGGAGATCCAAAAGGAGAAGGCTTTATTGACGTCCACGTTACCGAGCTTAACCCGCGCTTCTTCGGACGAcgatctccttctctctgctACGGATTTGGACGACGGATCTCTCGACGATTTGCTTCCACCTTCCGCCG ACGGTCTGGTACGAAAGAAACCCATACAGAGGCAAAGCTCGGCGGACAACGCTTTTCCCACTATCATAAGCGTCGACGAGGACATGGTGATGGTATGA